One stretch of Oncorhynchus clarkii lewisi isolate Uvic-CL-2024 chromosome 3, UVic_Ocla_1.0, whole genome shotgun sequence DNA includes these proteins:
- the LOC139405983 gene encoding BTB/POZ domain-containing protein KCTD12-like, protein MSLADTDTERGFSGAESECPFSEVIELNVGGQVYVTRHITLVAVPDSLLWTMFSKKTPKDLARDNKGRYFLDRDGFLFRYILDYLRDLNLVLPDYFPEQSRLQREAEFFQLRSLSTCISPRMSKDNSISDDICQSVTEEGALQCGIGPSSGMETLRMMSAISCARSPSRESSKSGYITIGYRGSYSIGRDIQTDAKFRRVARITVCGKTSLAKEVFSDTLNESRDPDRPPERYTSRYYLKFNFLEQAFDKLTEVGFHMVACSSTGTCAYTNNDPNEDTIWTSYMEYVFCRD, encoded by the coding sequence ATGTCACTGGCTGACACGGACACAGAGCGTGGGTTCTCTGGCGCCGAGTCTGAGTGCCCTTTCTCGGAGGTAATTGAACTGAATGTAGGGGGACAGGTGTATGTGACACGGCACATAACTTTGGTCGCTGTCCCAGACTCGCTCCTCTGGACCATGTTCAGCAAGAAGACTCCAAAGGACCTGGCGCGCGACAACAAAGGGCGCTACTTCTTGGACAGGGACGGATTCTTGTTTCGTTATATTTTAGACTACCTACGGGACCTCAACCTGGTACTGCCTGATTATTTCCCCGAGCAAAGCCGGCTGCAGAGAGAGGCTGAGTTCTTCCAGTTGCGGAGCCTGTCCACGTGCATCAGCCCCAGGATGAGCAAGGATAACTCCATCAGTGATGATATTTGCCAGAGCGTGACCGAGGAGGGTGCGCTCCAGTGCGGCATAGGGCCCTCCAGCGGAATGGAAACTTTGCGCATGATGTCCGCAATTAGCTGCGCCCGCTCCCCGTCTCGGGAGTCCAGCAAGTCAGGGTACATCACAATTGGATACCGGGGATCGTATAGTATCGGTAGAGATATCCAAACCGACGCCAAGTTCAGGAGAGTGGCGCGCATCACGGTGTGTGGGAAAACGTCCCTTGCCAAAGAGGTGTTCTCGGACACTTTGAATGAGAGCAGAGACCCCGATCGGCCACCGGAGAGGTACACGTCCCGCTACTACCTGAAATTCAATTTTCTTGAGCAGGCGTTTGACAAGCTGACGGAGGTTGGCTTTCACATGGTGGCTTGTAGCTCCACAGGCACGTGCGCCTACACTAACAATGATCCAAACGAGGATACAATCTGGACGAGTTATATGGAGTATGTGTTTTGTCGGGACTAA